Below is a genomic region from Fusarium oxysporum Fo47 chromosome VIII, complete sequence.
AAGCCATCCTGCAACGCACCACACATGGGCTATGATCCTTGCTCTGGCTAGAAACATCGCTGCAGACGATACTTCCATCAAAGCCGGTGGATGGCAGTCAGACATGGCTATTGGTCTGTCGGGAAAGACTTTGGGGGTCGTTGGTCTGGGAAGGTTGGGAGCAGCAGTGGCAAGAATTGGGTCTTTGGCCTTTGGCATGAAGATCAAGTGCTGGAGCAGCAGTTTAGACCAAGCTAGGGCTGATGAGATGGCTGTCAAGCTTGGCCTGCCcattgaggatgaggatggcgacAAGACCTTTCAAGCAGTTAGTAAGGAAGAGCTGTTTGCAACTGCTGATGTAGTCACTCTGCACTACGTTTTGAGTGACCGATCACGTGGTCTTATTGGCGCCAAGGAACTTGCAGCGATGAAGCAGACGGCGTTGCTAATTAATACATCCCGCGCCGCGCTCATTGATGAGACGGCACTGCTGGAGGCAGCCAATGAGTGTTCCATTCGCGGCGTTGCACTCGACGTCTTTGGATCTGAGCCTCTACCTGCAGATAGTCCATGGCGGTCTCAGGACTGGGGAAAAGGTAGGAAGAGTCGCGTGCTGGTAACGCCGCATATGGGGTACGTGGAGGAGGGCATCATGAATCGCTGGTATGCTGAACAGGCAGAAAACGTCGAGAGATGGTTAGACGGAAAGGATGTTCTCCATCAACTGGTTTGAGGCAGCACTTATTGTCCCTTCAGTATGTACGTGTACAGCTTGTACAACTAAACATAGGAGAGAAGACAACTCAATGTAAGTGACACATTGCGTGCAGTATATTAAAGAGAATCTAAAATAATTCCCCAATCATATCTAAGATAAgtcatcaacgccatcgtATGAAAGAAACCTGCTCTAGTAATATCAATAAATACATTCTaaatcatcttcattctcgATCTGTAATCATCTCATCAAAGCAAGGCAAGAGCACTGAGTGAGGAACCAATTCACTCCTCTGCTTGCTTATTCGCCTCAGGCTCTTGACCAACAATTGACTCGAGTTTCTCTCGGAACGAATCGTCGTAATAGCTCATAACGGAGGAAGTCCGCGCAGTGTCCATCGACGTGCGAGGCGACGGGGCATAAGCGCTGCCATCCGCCGAGAAGATGGACTCGCGCACCGACGCTGAATACTGGCTGCTTGTGTTCCTCGCTGGTAGTTGGAGGCGCTTGGAGGAGGCGGATGTGACGGAgaggttcttcttctcaaacatgGCGAGCTTGTCTGAAACGGAGCCAGCTCGTTTCTGAAGCGCGGTCAGGTCGTTGTTTggtttggtgttttctttctcttctagCTTTCGCATCCAGGCTAGGCGGTCACTCAGTGCGCCTGGTCGCTTTGAATTGACCCTAGCGAGGGGAGTTTCTGATGAGGGTGACTCGGCAGCCTTTTGTGCAGGAGGTCCAAGGCTGGTGGGTCTCTTCAAGGCCAATTGAGGGTTTCGTGGAATTTGGATTCCTTTAGAAGGCGTAGCAGTAGACGGCGAGTCAATTGGGCTGGTGCTGAGTGGTCTAGGTGGTGGCGGCATAGCTAACCGTGCCTCACGCTCTGCAGTCCATCTTGGCGATTCTTTTACCGATGGAGTAGATGGAGTGGCAATGAGACTTTCATTTGGCACCAAGCGAATAGTGGCGGTGCGTAGTGCATTTGAATCGTGATCTTCGTTAGGGGCCTGGAACATAGTCTCCAGGTCTAGAGGTAATGACTTGCGATGGttcttgaggttcttgacCGGCTGGTGAATTAAATGTCTGGCCTCGACTGGTCGACCACGGTCTAGGATACTGGGCGTTGCCGACACATCTGGattgttgatggcttccaGCGCCGATGCTCGAGCTTGGTGCTGGTCTGCATCGCTGCTGTCGATAAATGTCAAGGGTCGAGTGGCTTCATTGCGATTAACTGGCTTCCGCGAAAACGGATGACTAAGTCTCGCTGACTGATGCGACGCGTCGGCAGGCGATGATTGCTGCTTGTCGGCGTCCTTGGGCTGGAGGAGCCAACTACTCGGGAGACGAAGGCTCTCGAGGCCGTTTAACTGAACATCAAGTCGAAAGTCCGACGCGTTGGATTGCGAAGCATGGTCGGACCTGACATCGGGCTTGGATTTGGCTTTATTGAGGCGTCGCAGCGGGATCAGGCTGGACAACTTATGTGCCAGCGGTCGCCACAGAGGTTTAtcgttgctgctgctgctgctcttgttgcCTGCCATTGTCTTACgactcttcaagatcaaaagGGTTGCATCAAAGGTACCGATTGCATCACTATTCTGGCTGCTGTAAAAAGCAGTCATAAGTTTGCTGCTGTGTTTGTTTACAGGTCCATGTTTTGGCAAAAGGGGCGAGGAATGCGTTGCATTGCTCGCTTGACGTTACCCCCTTCATTGTTTCAAATGACCGGGTGCCTAATTCGGGCTTAGCCGATATTACTGCGTGATTTCACTATGGGCTTGACTACTTCAGGATAGTGTTCTCCAGCAAAAGAGGTGGGGCAGACTTGGCCGAGGTTGCATCCTATCCTAACCTGGAGTCCAACAATTGAGGACAGCTATTGACGAGATACTCAATAGTAAATGAGAGACTATAAAATGTATAGAGAGGTGTAACTGAATGCAAACCGAAAGAACTGCGTTATTGGCTCTAATTGGAAGGTTGAAgtgagaagatgatgttgttgtccGTGCTTCGTAAATATCTCGTTAAAACGTAAATGTCATCAAGCTTAATGCAATTCACTTCACATGACGAGATTCTTCACGGGCACGTCCCCAGGCAACAAAACCAGAGTAAATTGGACCTAATAGCCGCAATTGCAATTTTGAAATGCAATTTAATACCGTGCTCTCCCATGTGATCCCATGACGTTCTGAAAGCCTCAGAGTCAAGCTTTTACAACTCATCTCACCAGCGGAATGCACACTAGCACTAACGAATTAGCTTGGCAACGTCGCTTGATTAATTCTATGAGTTCGTTACGACAACATTTAAAGGTGTCGTACAAATGACGTTTTACGAGATGCTCTCGAGACTCCTTATGTCTCATAACAGCTCCGTCGAGGTCACCTGAGTGCCGTGCAAATGTGGTTTCAAGTGCCAGACCTATGTGAAACAATGGTTGATTGGTACAGTCCCGAATATATTATTCGGACCCGACTACGTCGCACTGCCCAAGAAGATAGCGTGATTTGGATCGCAAACAATAGCTTCATGGATGTAATACTTAAACAGAGTGCTTGGCCTTGAACAATTTTCtctcttggtggtcttgagAATTCTTGGAGCCTGGCTATCTATTCGAAGGACAATAAACGCCTGCTTGGTAATCCCATGACACCGTAGTATTATTCTGGTTTGCGGCCGTACACATAGCGCACCACAAAATAACCATGAATCTTGCGGTTGCGAAGAGCCTTTCGTATACCCATCAGGAACACCTGGTACTCATCCTTTGGCCACTGCAACACATTGTTCCACAACAGCAGAGTATATCCTTTAAAAGCTGTGAGCATAGAACAGAAACAAATAATAGGCTCAGCATACCTTCAATGTCATTCTCCAATGTCAGCTTGACAAATCGGCCGACCTCGGCCAGCCTTGGGTCCTTGGGCCAATCCCCAATCGGGATCTGCATATCGCGGACGGAATCAGCCTTGCAAGAGCTCACTGATCAACTGTAAACTCACCTTGTAGTCCACCGTCTTGATATCCACAAACCCTGCCTCTTCCATTCCCTTCGGTTGCAAGTCATGCACGAAGAACGTTCGACCAATTGCTTTACCACCCTCCTCATACAGCTTGTTGCACAACTTATAgacctcttcctcttcagctgtGCCATCGTCGCTGCGAAAATGAATGTCGGCTTCAACAGACTCAACCCAGCCTCCCGGCGTACAAACACGGTAGGCCTGTTGGTATAAAGCAGTCCAATCTTGGATGGCTCCGAAGAGATAACGCATGTGGACGAAATCAAAGGTGTTGTCTTTCCAAGTCCACGTTTCGGTGGCATCGTCGATTTCGAAACGCACATTTGGGGGGACCCATTTGGGCTGTGTTGGTGAGAGATCAGTTGCTGTCACTTCTGCTTGCGGGAACTGATCTGCAAAGTCTCTGCAAGCGTGTCAGCATCACGTCGCTTAATAGAACCTACAGTTCTCATACATCGCCCAGATTCCTCGAAGGCTTGTTAGCTTTGAGTTTGAGTCAAATGTACGGAGACTTACCGCTTCCTGTCCCAACATCAAGCGCTTTCTAATCACATATCAATGCCGACACTTCTTGACCACGATACGACTTCTTCACATACCTGGATGTTGTCTCCAATAGGAGCTAGATACAACTGACCGTCGAGCAGAACCGTCAAGTAATGATGGCTTGGACTTTGATGAGCAGGCGGCTTGAAGGGTCGAGGACGCTAGATCTCACCTGATGTCAACAGACTCTAATTGTTGTTCATCATTTGGAAAAGAATATTCAGTCACGAACTTGTCGCTATGAAAAGTTCGGCCCTGAATGCTTCTGTAATGAAGGATGCTTGAAGAAACAGAGGCAGTTGAGCTATCACTAAAAGTGTTGTTAACATCGATTGTATATCACCGCAAGAGTAAAGCTCACGCGTCTGTTTCAAGTGTTGAGTCGGCGTCGTCTCGAACATCCTTTCTAGCACGTTAGCATAGCAAGTGGTAGAGAACATCTCAAAAAACCTCACGTCATCGTTTTCAGCAGCGGGTATAAGTTCAGTTTGCGGAGACGGTGTCGACTTGGGCCCAGAGGCCGGGGATGACGGCCCAGTTGGTGATTTGGTCTTTGGCGACGACATGGAGAACTATTTTTTTTGTGACACTGGATCAAAGTGATTGCGAGAGATATTTTGACAGTTTGAATTGAGCGGACttgagagggagaggggAACCCTGCCCTCGCCAATGACCAGTTGTGCTGACGTTGCATCATGGTGGGCTGAGTAACAGCCATTCTTATCAGATCATATCATGATATAAAGGGAAATGCCTATAAAAAGGAGGTATTAGAAATAGGCTGTATTACTATGCACAAATCAAGTCGCGCAGCCACTATGGATATGCAGATACAGCTGTATTTGATGTAACGATATTTTATGCCTTCCCAAAGCAAGATTTAAGGTAGCTACTAAAATAACAGTAAATTCTCGATTGAACTCTATGCATTGTGCATTGTCTAAAAAAGTTAGCAGAACacgaagttgaagatgcatCCTTTGAACTAACGAACTATAACATATAAACACTGATTGGAGATTCTTTCTTCACACAGATTTACACTGTGCCTGAGTTTCTAGTCCGCCTTTGTCTCCCCGGACTGAAAACTCCACAAGCTCTTGACCTTTCTATACAATAGTATAGTGCAACCTACAAAACTACCAACGACTAGCGGTAGTCCGTACCGAAACCATGTTGTAGGTTGCCAAGGGCTCACTAGAGGAATGAATGGCTTGTTTGCTACTTCGAGTGCCTTTGGCGATTCGTCGGCTCTTGTGCCCGTGAATGACTCAAAAGCCTGAAGCATGATCTGCACAACCTGCGTTGGCTGGCTTAAGAATGGCGAATGGCTTGTCTTCAGCTCGGTATAAACCACGCGACCACCcaacatcctcgccatccCAATCTGAGCTCTTTGCACGACGATTGGCAGCCCCTGATCTTCGACAGTTCCGATGAACCATACAGGTACATCCAGCCACCCGGAGTACGAATACTCACTACCTTCAAACAATGCTCTAAGGCTTTGCGTGGTGAGCATAGAAGTCGCGTGATCTGCCTCGGCAGGCGGTAGATCGTGGTAGAAGAACTTCTGAGGACGAACTGCGAGATCTGCGAACCCAGTCTCTTTGTTGACGCGGAAGAATGGAGGAGTGATGTTGAGAAAGTGGTCCATAAAGGTGAGCCCCGTGAAGCAAAATCCGGTAGCAATGAGAACAAGACCGACAACGTGTCCTGTCTCTGGAATTCGTTTGCTGGACGTAGCTGTTGATATTGAACTCTGGCTTGATATGGATGACTCCTCGCGTACAAAGGTTGGCTTCGAGAAACCTTTAACGGCACTGTTCCCAACCGTTCCTCCATAGGAATGCGCAATGACAATCACGTCACGGCCGTTTTCTGTTTCCTGCCTGATAGCAGAACGGACGGCGCCAACATCGTCTTTGAATGTTGCCATTGGGTTAtccattgttgttggaaGCGTGACGGGAATGCATCTCAAATGATGTTGGCTTCGTAAATGTTCCATTACTTTGCCGTAACATGATGGCTTATGCCATGCGCCCGGAACAAAGACCAAGCTTGTTTCATTGGACATATTGTCGAATTGGCGACGTGATGAGATAGTGGTAAAAGACAGATTACCgaggaaaaagagaaaagagaatTAATAAAGAGCGCCGAAGCGGAATATAAATAGCAAAGAGCAAAGCGTGGAGATAATAAATATGGGCATGATTAAGAGCTAATGATCACTTTCCTGATTTGGACTGATTGACGAGCGGGTTCGAGAGGCAGCGGACTTTACCAACCAATCAAGTCACGGAAGCTAAGCGTTTAGTGCGTATTTAAACGATTTACCTCCAGTCACAAATCTTCTCTGCCATTCTTCCTGCAAGGCTCAACACTTTCAAAGCAATCCTGATTTGAATCAGATCAAACTGGTGGAGTTGTTCCTACCTTGGCTCTGGCAGTTAAGAGCTCGATAATACGCAAGCACGATCGTGAGAACTTGGGTTAAGCTGTAGATAGGACTACCTTGTGTATTGCTGAAGCTTAGGCGAGAGTAATAGTATATGTTTGTCCTGACGTGGTCTCAACCTTATTCACTCCCTTTCCAtcgatctcaaagcttgaaCCACCCGCAACCCTTACTTTCAGAGAATTGCCTAGTCTGGATTTGACTTTCGCTTCCACGAGGAGCCCATCCTGCCAAACGATGGATACTTGGAAGCCCCCACGGGCCACAAGTCCAGAAACAGAACCAGTCTTCACCTGGGAGCCCAGTGCAGGCAAGATATGCACAACGCCGGCTTGGCTTTGGACTAGAGTCTCCGCCACAGCAGCTACTAGACCATAGTTACTGTCAATCTGGAATGCCTGGCCAGGTTCGATATTGTGAAATAGGTTGGTGGCGGGATGGCGACCAAGTAGAGTCTGAATATTGCCATAAGCCTTGTCGCCGTTGAGCAATCGAGCATAAAGTGCTGCTGTCCACACGCGTGACCAGCCAGTGGACGCACCACCCGCAGCGAGCCGAAGTTCAATACTCTTCTGGGCTGCATTCGCAAGagtcttgttgagaagaggggACATTGCTCTGGCAGGGAAGAGATCGATGAGGTGTGAGTAGTGGCGGTGTCCCCGTTCAGCTTCTGTATAGTCATGGCGCCACTCTTGAATCTGACCTCGAGCGCCGATTTCGGTAGGTCGTAAACCATCCCGGTAGGCCTCTACCTTTGAAAGGACCTTATCTGTGCTAAGATCAACGCCAAGGATGCCTGCAGCCTCGATGACGTTGGAGAAGAATTCGCGCAGCAGAGAGTTATCCATAGTGATGGAAATATCGAGAGACTCTTTGCTACCAGCCTTTGACCCATCCTTAGGAATAATGAAAACATTCTCGGGCGAAGTGGAAGGTCCAGAGGTCCATTTACCATTAAACTCAAAGAG
It encodes:
- a CDS encoding glycerate dehydrogenase, giving the protein MLPTMRSLGRTARGLPLHGESSIPSLLVLDDYLRISAKHFGHLQPPKLQVELSDAHLPQRTAEERSNLIEKLYPYDIISTMRERTPFSGELLHQLPNLKLLLCTGTQFETFDLETAKKLGITVASALGRGRSDGTQHKQDIRKGGSHPATHHTWAMILALARNIAADDTSIKAGGWQSDMAIGLSGKTLGVVGLGRLGAAVARIGSLAFGMKIKCWSSSLDQARADEMAVKLGLPIEDEDGDKTFQAVSKEELFATADVVTLHYVLSDRSRGLIGAKELAAMKQTALLINTSRAALIDETALLEAANECSIRGVALDVFGSEPLPADSPWRSQDWGKGRKSRVLVTPHMGYVEEGIMNRWYAEQAENVERWLDGKDVLHQLV
- a CDS encoding S-adenosyl-L-methionine-dependent methyltransferase codes for the protein MSSPKTKSPTGPSSPASGPKSTPSPQTELIPAAENDDDVRDDADSTLETDADSSTASVSSSILHYRSIQGRTFHSDKFVTEYSFPNDEQQLESVDISHHYLTVLLDGQLYLAPIGDNIQKALDVGTGSGIWAIDFADQFPQAEVTATDLSPTQPKWVPPNVRFEIDDATETWTWKDNTFDFVHMRYLFGAIQDWTALYQQAYRVCTPGGWVESVEADIHFRSDDGTAEEEEVYKLCNKLYEEGGKAIGRTFFVHDLQPKGMEEAGFVDIKTVDYKIPIGDWPKDPRLAEVGRFVKLTLENDIEGYTLLLWNNVLQWPKDEYQVFLMGIRKALRNRKIHGYFVVRYVYGRKPE
- a CDS encoding Alpha/beta hydrolase fold-1; its protein translation is MSNETSLVFVPGAWHKPSCYGKVMEHLRSQHHLRCIPVTLPTTMDNPMATFKDDVGAVRSAIRQETENGRDVIVIAHSYGGTVGNSAVKGFSKPTFVREESSISSQSSISTATSSKRIPETGHVVGLVLIATGFCFTGLTFMDHFLNITPPFFRVNKETGFADLAVRPQKFFYHDLPPAEADHATSMLTTQSLRALFEGSEYSYSGWLDVPVWFIGTVEDQGLPIVVQRAQIGMARMLGGRVVYTELKTSHSPFLSQPTQVVQIMLQAFESFTGTRADESPKALEVANKPFIPLVSPWQPTTWFRKVKSLWSFQSGETKAD